One Cucurbita pepo subsp. pepo cultivar mu-cu-16 chromosome LG09, ASM280686v2, whole genome shotgun sequence DNA window includes the following coding sequences:
- the LOC111802534 gene encoding transcription factor bHLH137-like — MAAFSYQYQPFLLDSILQANNPLKMGGFLDEPNFNINCFTQFFAQEQEQEQPIHRFPELCKRSPESFSLVEKSDSGEPPVVSQLKPTVTSPCSKKRKSRGNNSSACSAQSKESIGKKVKTKRELDERKEGDEKGKTGKKEEKKGSEDGAPTGYIHVRAKRGQATDSHSLAERVRREKISERMKTLQRLVPGCDKVTGKALMLDEIINYVQSLQNQVEFLSMKLTSLNPILFDFRMDLDGLMIQPESSSLSSITPQLPAMAQCNVISPPTLIDTTTTTTPTPTIATNTYPLTDNSANLFLFQQAMNPNAYTQSQDNVKVSSWDVEEHKRKLLISSGIGDNLSYFH; from the exons ATGGCAGCCTTTTCATATCAATACCAACCTTTTCTTCTTGACTCAATCCTTCAAGCCAACAATCCCCTCAAAATGGGTGGCTTTTTGGATGAACCAAATTTCAATATCAATTGTTTCACTCAATTCTTCgctcaagaacaagaacaagaacaacccATTCACCGTTTTCCCGAGCTTTGTAAACGGAGCCCTGAATCTTTTAGTTTGGTCGAGAAATCCGATAGCGGTGAGCCGCCGGTCGTAAGTCAATTGAAGCCGACTGTGACTTCCCCTTGtagtaagaaaagaaagagccGTGGAAATAACTCCTCCGCTTGCTCCGCCCAATCTAAG GAAAGCATTGGGAAGAAGGTGAAAACTAAAAGGGAATTGGatgaaaggaaagaaggagATGAAAAGGGCAAAACGGggaaaaaagaggagaaaaaggGTTCAGAAGATGGTGCTCCGACGGGTTATATTCACGTCAGAGCTAAGAGGGGCCAAGCCACTGATAGCCACAGCCTTGCTGAGAGG GtgagaagagagaagattAGTGAAAGGATGAAGACATTACAACGACTTGTTCCCGGTTGTGACAAG GTAACAGGGAAAGCGCTCATGTTGGATGAAATTATCAACTATGTTCAGTCTCTACAAAATCAAGTTGAG TTTCTCTCCATGAAGCTCACTTCTTTGAACCCAATTCTCTTCGACTTCAGAATGGACTTAGACGGCCTCATGATCCAACCCGAG TCATCGTCCTTGAGTAGCATAACGCCACAACTACCCGCAATGGCGCAATGCAACGTCATATCACCACCAACATTGATCGACACCACCACAACAACAACACCAACCCCAACAATCGCCACAAATACCTATCCACTAACCGACAATTCAGCTAATTTGTTTCTATTCCAACAAGCGATGAATCCAAACGCATACACTCAATCTCAG GACAACGTTAAGGTTTCATCATGGGACGTGGAAGAACATAAACGAAAGCTTCTTATTTCATCAGGAATTGGCGACAACTTGAGCTACTTCCATTAA